The following nucleotide sequence is from Coffea eugenioides isolate CCC68of chromosome 10, Ceug_1.0, whole genome shotgun sequence.
CAAAGAGACATTGCCAGGGCACGCATAAATGAGCAGAAGGGAAAGAGTGTAAAGTTGTTAAAAGCTTCAAAACATAAGAAGACTGCTACAGTTGCTTCAGCTAAATCATCCGGTGCTGATAGCAAAGCAAAACCCAAAAAAGGGTTGTCCAAAAATGGTGCTGGGGGCAAGGTAGATCTTACAAAAAGGACATCCAGAACAAGTCCTGGTAGCAAATCTGTGACGGCAACTGCTAAAgtttgtaaaaatttttctggGGCAAACAGCTTAAAAGCCAAGGTTAGCCATAAAGAATTTCAGGGCCGCAAACCTGATGTATCAAGTTCTAGATCAAAACTAAATGTAGTGGGATTCAGGGGCAGAAGTTCCTCTTCAAGTCAGCCTGAAGGTTTGAAGCTCAGTTGATTTATAATCAGTATATAAGAGTTCATTGAGCCATTCCTCAATTGTAGTTTATATGCATAGTGAGTTTCGATTCCTTCTTCGTGATCTCTAGGTCCTTGTGTTTTTTGAAAGATTGCGACAGAAGGCTTGAGATGCGCGAGTGGAGATTTCACTACCCACCAACAGCTATTAGTTCTGTTGGGATGACCATTTGATCTTAATTGAGATGATAGAGGCCATATTTTCAGGACAGGGTCGAAAGCTAATGCGCTAACAAATTACTTGAATTAGAGTAAAGCTTGCTAAACAGATTTTTGCAGGCTGCCTGATCTGTTTAGCTTATGAATGATTATGCATTGGCTAGTGATATTTGAACGCGATGTTGTTCCATCGAGAAAATTAAATGACATATTATTCAATTCCAATGAAGTTCATCAAACAATTATAAACGCTATCAGCATTCCATTTCCTCCTATTGCTTTTGGAAATTTGCCTTAGATTTCATCATTTCAATGGAAGAGCAGGAGGAGCCTTGGCAGGTGAAACCAAATTTCCTGCTGTGTCATATATAATGACTCCAGAGAAATCTGGGAGTTGGCACTTTCCTCCCATCATCACATTCTTCCTCCAGAGTGATGCTTCACCACTATAAGTGCTTCCATCAACATCTCCAAAGTGGTATGCTTGAATCCTTTCAGGGTTGAGTTGTATAACAGGGTCTGGATCACCAAAACCATAACACCCTCTCCATTTGCGCCATTTCCGCAATTTCCTGGAGTGAGAAGCGCACATGAATAATGCAAAAGCACACAAAAATAGAGACCCAATGGCAAGGCCCACCGGGGAGGTGCTGCTACTCAGATGATTGTGTAAGGGTGTATGTCTAGCCATGAGAAATCTGATGGTGCTACTGCTGCAAATATAAATATGTTTATATAGTTTTAGGCAAGCCAGTTGAGGGTCAAGTTTTGAGGATTTGTTGGACAATTTGGTTTAAATTTCTGACTTTCGCAGTTGACTAATGGCACTAGTACAACAGAATCTCGTGGTTTTGGTGTGTCAAGCGTAAGGTTAAGGCAAAGCAAGTTACATGGCAATTGTATTAGTTAGAGCAGTCGACTCACCTAAACTTACCTAGTTATCTATAGCACAGCAAGAAATgacaggaaaaaagaaaaattaatgaGTTAGTGGTTAAAATGTTATGGTTATATGATTAACTTTTGAACTTATAATCACGTTGTTATTTCATTCATACATTCAATTTTACAATCAGATGatacaaataaattaaatgataaaccTACTTGATATAATGGAATCACCACAAACattcaaacttttgaaattataatatgttagaaaccctaattatcAACatgtaaaactaaaaaaaaaaaaaaaagatacacgTAAATATTTGCACTTTCTAGAGTTTCTACTTTCTACCTCGCTTGATTAATTGAATAGACAAAAGACTAATGTATGACACATGTAAATCTCTGGCAACAATAACTAGGACGTGAATAGGGCAGAAAAGGAAGCTGGTTTTTTTGCAGTTGGGCTTACTTTACCTAAAGGCCCATAGGAGTCCAACACTACATGGACGTACGTACAGGCCATTTGACGAGCCCTTGCCAGATTGATCATCAGTAGCCTCACAGGGGTTTCCCAGATTTCGGGCACTCCTCACCGATTTCTTCTTTGTATATCCCGGAAAATGCATCAGCGTTCATCAATCCGTCTCTGCAAATTGATTTTCAGACACCCTTTTCGGCCATCTTCAAAACCCATGTCTACATTCTCCAAGAATCCCTTCACGTCTCCGGCAAACCAATGCTCTTTACACTCATTTTCGCTCTTAAACCCTAAGATAAACCCCTTTTTTCTTCAGTCATTGAGCTCAAGCTCATCGACCCAgctcaagaaattccaaagtcTAAGACTTTACAGTGCTGAAACCGACAAAGAAGTTGATACAATTAATATCAAGTTTGCAGAGGCCAGGGAGGAGATAGAATCTGCTATGGAATCTAAAGAAACTGTGTATTTTGATGACGAAGCTGAGTGTGCACGTGCTGCTGTTAAGGAAGTCTTAGACTTGTATGAAGGGCTGCTGAGAAAGTTGCCTGAGAATGAGAAGGCAGCAATTCAGAGGTCCATGGGGCTCAAGATTGAGCAGTTGAAAGCTGAACTTGAACAATTGAATGAGTAGTGAGGTAGATTTAATTGGAAATTTGTGCTGATTGTTGTTTGAATCATTAATTCAATTTTGTATTCTGTTATGGATGAAATGAAATTAATTCTAGTCTGTTATGgctgaaaagaaataattagacGAATTTTTCCAGCAATGGCAATTTAATCGAGCAGAGTGATCAATAAATTGGTGTTGCTGTTTTAATGCTTGTTGTGATATTGAGGATTTATGGTTATCTTGGATATGTTGTGAACGCTCTAAATGGAACTGCATGCTGTGAGACATACAAGCTTAGTTATCCCTTTTCTTACCTGTTGTGGTAACTTGTGTTGTTTGTTCCATTAAAATGGGgatttaaaattgaaatttgtggttGCGCTCAACCTCCAAGCTGGAAAAATGCTTTCCTGGTGAAATGTTACTCATTCATGTCCTTCCGAGGAGAAAAACttatattttacattttttatgcTTAATACAAATATGTGCCATGGGCCTTGCGACAATGGCTTTCGTGTGGAGAATGGAACATTATTTTCTGTCTTTATTATTAATGATAAAGCTGGCGAGAAGAGATTGTTCATGCTTTCCTTCTGCCGAGTTTGAGCCTTGGAAGGCATCTTTTATCTGTGTCTCCAAGATGTCTGGTTCTAAATATTTATTGACTTCCTAGTTTTAGTTTTAACTCAAAAGAGTAAATTAGTCTACAACACAGCTCCTATTGCAACGTTGAACATAGGAAGAAAAGCAATAGAGCCCTATAAGAATGTGAAACGAAAAAATGTCTAACGAGTACATAACTCTGAATTTATTCGGCTATTGAGCTTACATCATCTAGAGATCGTAATGTAGATTTAGCTGGATGTTTACTGCTACTTTTTATGTACTGTATTTAGAATTCCGTGTATTAGTAGCTATTCGGCGCTGAAATCCGTGAAGTTGATGTATTTCATTTTCTGACAATCTGGAATTACCGGACTACGTCTGCCTTCCTGGATCATCCCATGCAACAGATTCTGGACTAAGTCAATTTATAGTGCCAGATTCCACATATAATTATGGCCATAACATCTTCAAGGAGTGTCAACCATGCTCAATGACTtaattttttctctctttcctttttccccCTGAACTCGAGCTTGAGTTTAGCTATTTGAGTAGTATTTTGAGTTAATTGAGCTTGTAATACTTGGCTTGAGGCATTCCCGAGCCTGGTAAATTTCTATAGTTTAAATATGAATTCCTGTACTGTTGAAGCCGATATTCAGTTTGTTGACTTGACTTCCCTTAAAAACCTAATCTCCTACCTGCAGAACAACAATATGCTCGACAACATCTAGGAAATACATTGAGGTTAGGATTTTGTTCTGTCAATGATACCACTTAAGTGAAGGAATGCTGAAAGCTGTTATGAACTTACGCAATAGGCAATAACTGTGCTTAGAAGCTCCAAATGTTAAACCATAAAGTTCTCTAGAATTTGCTGTCTGATATTTGTTTCTCATTCTTCTGTTCAATTATTAGGAGCATGCTTCAATTTATTCTCAATGGAAACAGAACATGTTGCATGTAGACAGTTTCGTCAGATAGGTATGTAACAAAGAAGATACTATATGATATATGACATGGGAGAATGCAGACAACTGTCTTTGTGTAGATTCATCATTCATGATCTAAATAATTGTGTTCGACTTCCACTTTCATAAATTTTTGgtcaaacccaaaaaaaaaaaagtttcgcTGGACATTAGTGAGGAATGGGAAGAAGGGATAGCTTGCTTCCATGTGTTCCCTGCTTCACTGAAATAGTGGGCCTACGGATGTACGAGTGTGTTGAAGAGTTGCTATCTTTATTCGGCTGTCTAGGGCCTTTAGTCTCCACACCCTGCCTTCTACCGCTTGGAGTTTCCACTTAAATGTTTTGGCGAGAACTCGAGTTCGTGCACCTGCTGGAAGACGAAGTGTTCTTGTTGCATGTGACTTTATGGATCTGTCTTCTGTCAATCACATTTCCCTGCATGGTTCGGTGAACAAGCATATCTTGGAACAGTATTCAGCCATTGTTATGGATGTGTCAGAAAATGGGCGAAGTAATTGTAAGATATACGCTCCACTCTCTAACTTGTGCCTTGGATCAATTAAAGATCTAGGTGCCTAGTTAAATGGTGTAAATGGGTAAATTTGTGTGGCTAGTGTTACTGTCCGACAGTTAAGTACAATCCAAGATCATTGAGGCCATAATTGCTGCTGTTTTATATCACTAGATTTCGCTTGCGAATGGTTCTGGATTGGGATGTGGGAAGATTGAATTTGGTTCCTGAAACTTCAAAACGTAATGTCTTTTCAACTTCATCGCGAATGATTAAAGAATCAAGAAACCAATCCATTCTTTGGTTTTTCTTCGAGCAGAAGCAAGGGGCTTCCTTTGCAAAAGGTAACACTTCCGTTAGAGAGAAACACAGAAGGCAAAATTTTGAGAGACAAAAGGAGTGAGTAGCGAAGAAATGACCTCTCCAAAACGTTTCCTGTTTATCCTTTTCCGGAACCAATGGAGATTTGCTCAGGACATTGAGCGCGACGAAGCAGGCAAATGTTTTCTCAGAGAACGTGAAGCAATCTTTTCTAATTATGATGGATCTGATATTACACTTTGTTCCAATTGTTAATTTCCTTGGTCAATTTAACTTTTTCTTGCTCCACACTTCTTCGCCAGTACAAGTTTCAACAACTAAGATACATGAGAATTCATTCATTCCTGAGCTGTCAGATACTACAAATCTGAGGCCTCACAATGACTCTGATTCATGAGATGGACGGTTCAACCAGAATGAGGATTGCAAAGAGTAGAAGCAATTGAACCATATAATGTTGCCTAAATCTGTACAAAAGTTCCCCAAATATCATTCAATGCTTGGAGATGTCATTCTATCTAAGCTGGGGAACCAAAGAAGATCAGTCACGGACACCTAGAAGAGGCAAGTCAGGAAAGCCAAAAAGCATCAGCTTTGGGTTGAGGACTGCTTTATTAGAGGTTGTGACGTTTTTCCCCACTCCTCAGGGGTACTCTTGACTTCCATTAGAAGTGCAACAACTTCCTTCATGGTTGGCCTTTCAGCTGGCGATGAATTTACACAGAACATTGCAATCCCCAATGTCTGAAGCATTTCTTGCACCATTTGGTCCGGTAATCCCTGGAGCTTTGAATCGAGTATTGTTGCAGCTGGTTCAAAGCTTCCCATCTTCTTCTTTACCCACTCAACAATGTGCATTCCATCtccaacttgaggctcaatggCACTCCGGCCACTTAAAATTTCAAGCAGAACAACTCCAAAGCTATACACGTCACTCTTCTCTGTTATGTTGGCAGTGTACCCATATTCTGCAATAATGGAACAAATTTTTGTTGATATTTATTGATGATACTAAAAGAGCAATTCAGAGACTATTATCTTGTTCAATAGCACAAGATGAATGGTTATTTGGTAGAACCCAGTTTACCAAATGATGAAAAACACTAAACTTTGATGTAACTTCATAAAATGCTCAAAATAGAACACATTCATAAACATCTAAATTCAGCAATTGCGACAGGTAATTAAGCAGAAAGCTATTAAGTACAGGAATAAACTAAAGCTCACTGAGACTTGCCTGGTGCAATATATCCATAAGATCCTGCTATTCTGGACATAGCTTGCTGGTAATTTGGAGAGCTCATTAGCCTTGCGAGTCCAAAGTCTGCCAAATATGCATCATACTTGGAATCCAGGAGAATGTTATTGCATTTAACATCCCTATGAAGAATTGCTGGCACACAATCATGATGAAGGTAAGCCAGACCTTGGGCTGCTCCGACTGCAATTTTGTATCTGGTCTCCCAATCTAAATTCCTATTTGTCTGCAAGAGCTGTTGTAAATTTCCATTCGAAATATAGTTGTATAAGAGCAGCTTAACGCTCTTATTAGAACAGTAACCAAGAAGCTTCACTATATTTCTGTGCCTAATGTGTCCCAGGATTTGAATCTCTGCAGCAAATGAATCTAGTggttcttcttccttcttcgtCTTCCAAAGCTTCTTCACTGCAATCAACTCACCATTTGGCATTTCTGCCTTGTAAACAACTCCTGAACAACCTTTACCAATAATATTTTCATCTCTCAGACACTCCAAGATGCTGTCGATGGTAAAGTTGAGCTTCTGAAATGGGATAAAATTCCATGGATAAGAAAAATCCTCTTCCCTTGATGGAGTCAACATGCCTGAGTGCTTTCTCGACATGTATTTTTGATTCCTCATAACAAGAATCCAAGTAACTACAAGCGCCATCATTACAGTAGTCAGAACTACCGCAACTAAAGCTATGGTTTTAGCAGACTTCAACCTGTTTCGTCCACTTAGCCGTGAAGAACAAGTGAAGCCATCATCAGATTCACAAAGGTTTGGGTTCTCAAGAAAAGAGTTTGAAGTCAGAGTTCTGAAGAATGGTGAGACTGGTATAGGACCTGAGAAATTGTTATATGACACATTCAATGAAGTGAGACTGGTCAGGGAACCCAAAATTGTAATCTTTCCATAAAGCATGTTACGAGAAAGATCAAGTGATTGCAGCTGTCTCAAACCAGACATTGTTTCTGGGAGTTCACCACAAAAATGATTCGAGCTCAAGTCCAAACTAATTGTTAAGCTTGTTACATAACCA
It contains:
- the LOC113749566 gene encoding uncharacterized protein LOC113749566, whose product is MHQRSSIRLCKLIFRHPFRPSSKPMSTFSKNPFTSPANQCSLHSFSLLNPKINPFFLQSLSSSSSTQLKKFQSLRLYSAETDKEVDTINIKFAEAREEIESAMESKETVYFDDEAECARAAVKEVLDLYEGLLRKLPENEKAAIQRSMGLKIEQLKAELEQLNE